The genomic stretch TAAAGGGTTTATAGAAACGAAAATACTTAGAATTACTATAGAAATTACTCCTAATAGGATAACTATATTTATTGAAGTTATCTGATATATTATAAGAACCAAAACTCCTATTATATAAGATAAGACGTCAAATAGAGAGTGTAATACTATGGATTTTTTATTAAAATCTTTTTTGTCTTCATTTTTTATTGAAAGCAATAATGGGATTACTATTATAGAAAGTATTATAGTTAATAAAGAGTATTCATTACCAGAAAAAATTAATGAGAGATATAATGTAAAAATCGAACCAAATACTATTACTATCAAATTTATTAAGGCTGAAAGAACCTCTAGTCTATGTAATCCATAGGTATATACTGATGAGGAATTATTTACTATTCTCGTAACGTAATAGGAGAATGTAATAGTGAGTGCATCAATAAGGTCATGGAAATTTTCGGCTAACGCAATTACATTTTTCCCTAGGATAAACGGTATAAGAAATGCAATAAAGATTACCCAATATATTATAACGGCACGTTTCATCATAATTTA from Sulfolobus sp. S-194 encodes the following:
- a CDS encoding cation diffusion facilitator family transporter, which produces MKRAVIIYWVIFIAFLIPFILGKNVIALAENFHDLIDALTITFSYYVTRIVNNSSSVYTYGLHRLEVLSALINLIVIVFGSIFTLYLSLIFSGNEYSLLTIILSIIVIPLLLSIKNEDKKDFNKKSIVLHSLFDVLSYIIGVLVLIIYQITSINIVILLGVISIVILSIFVSINPLKQSFLIMLEGSPINTNELEKDLKGINPGVHHIHVWAICGHIKVATIHVEVNENMTVKEIDVEREKIQRFLKEKYDIDHVTVQFESKKVD